The following nucleotide sequence is from Glycine max cultivar Williams 82 chromosome 9, Glycine_max_v4.0, whole genome shotgun sequence.
tgatgtCATTAAATGCAACCACCACCTAAACTAGTTGAttcaataagtatttttaaaataaaatttaaatttataattattaattaaaattaaccaaattaactatttttattggTATTAATGAATCgagtatttgttttttatataggaACCAACATAATATTACTCATGCATTATTATTAAGGTGTTGTTCgataaaacaaaacagaaataaataaaataaaataaaaattaatagaaaatataaaaatataagactcatattaaatttaaaaaaatttctttcacttttctcCTCTTTTTGCACAACCAACATTTATCCAAATTTGAAAGGAATGTGAAGGAAAGGTTCGATGACTTCTatcctctcttatttttatttcaccGGGAGAGATCCATGAATCCCAATCCCAATCCCAATATAGATACAAACGCTCCCTTAAAAGATAATTGATAGATAGATGTATGCATAGGCCAAAAGTGTTGCCACCACCAGAACATTCATTAACACTAGCCGACAAAACctataaaagaaattgaagccaaaaaaaaaaatcagaaaaaatgaagaaatggaAGCTGCAAAAGAGATATACGTGGCAGTTGAATAGAAAAAGCAGTCAAATCATTGATCTTCGTTTTACTGCTCCATAGCTGTAGGGGACCCACCACAATGACCCCTCTAactctttcttctcttctctctagTTTCAttgtttcttcctttctttttcttttacttcttgAGTGTTTAGAgaccaaagataaaaaaaaaggaatagagTAAAACATAGAATGAAAGATGGTGGGTTTGAGTGTAGTGTTGGAAGCACAGAAAGGTAGCGTTAGCAAGAAGACTCCACAAGTGATTAACAAAACAACCATGCTTAGTagtagcaacatcaacaacaacaaacactcttcttcttcttcttcagtgaGTGTTGTTTCTCTTTCTCAGCACTCTCCTTTTCAGGAAGCAGCAGCAAAGTTTCTAGACCAATGCTTTCTCTGCAGGAAGAGACTCTTGCCAGGGAAAGACATCTACATGTACAAGTGAGTGAAATAGTCCTTCAACATTAAACCTAGCTAgctattataatatatatatatatatatatatatatatatatatatatatatatatatatatatatatatatatatataaatgctttgtttgttctctcttttcttttttttctgacACACTTTCTCACTGTCCCTTGAAACCCAGATCTTGTTTTAGTCTACTTATAATAAAAATGCTATGTAGCTAATAATGTTACCTATTCATTTCACTGAAGTTCTGTTCTGACAAGAAATATGTAAACTTTTTATGGTTATTCattgatatatattatattaaaggtTTGTTTTTTGGGGTCTGTTTTGGAACATGAATGTGCATATGAAGAGGGGACAGAGCGTTCTGTAGCGTGGAGTGCAGGTGCAAGCAGATTTTCATGGATGAGGAAGAGAGTGTTAATATTCAGAAAGACAAGTGTTGTTCTTTTACTTCTTCCTCAGCAACAAATTGACACGGTGGTTGTTTTGCACTTTTGCCTATACATGAATGAAGACTGAAGTGATGACCTAGCCTAGagtagagagaaaagaagaaaatattactGGTTGACCAAAAATGGtggaatttaattatttttttgtgttttgttttctagCTACGTTCTGGTTTTACTTTTACCCGTGGTTTGGTTTATGTGTTGTGTAATAACTTCAAAGTTTTTGTCCTTTTGCTTCCTAGTATGAAGCCAAAATGTCCTTTCAGCTTTTATTTTATGGGGCTCCATTCTCCAACCTCTTTGGTTGAAACCGTACGTGTGAGAATGCTTTTTTCCaatgtgtttttgttttgtagctAGACACGCATATGTTTAAAtggtttatttttaatcaatatccaGAGACAAGGATATAGAAAAGGGGAGTGATAAATATCAAGCTTgttaattattatcatattctcacttattttatttttattctattttctatatctttcttcatttttattatactatttgtcacatttttttttccttttctatatCACTCTTGTCTGATGCAACAAAAAAGAGGAGTATCTGATGGGTGTTGATAATAATGTGtggtttctttttatatatcaaCAATGATAATA
It contains:
- the LOC102670271 gene encoding FCS-Like Zinc finger 15, with product MVGLSVVLEAQKGSVSKKTPQVINKTTMLSSSNINNNKHSSSSSSVSVVSLSQHSPFQEAAAKFLDQCFLCRKRLLPGKDIYMYKGDRAFCSVECRCKQIFMDEEESVNIQKDKCCSFTSSSATN